One window of the Epinephelus moara isolate mb chromosome 22, YSFRI_EMoa_1.0, whole genome shotgun sequence genome contains the following:
- the olah gene encoding S-acyl fatty acid synthase thioesterase, medium chain, protein MEKVINCFKRSPEAVARLICFPWAGGGSIHYARWGNVLNSSIEVFAVKLPGRESRAKEPFFENMQQIVDEVIGVLLPVLKEKPFALFGHSFGAFTSFAVADALKRLHNLEPIHIFLSGASAPFSETRIKAPKRSELSDDDFLKWMISIGGTPPELLANPEVLKLFLPALKADLHVVENYKCDKPDKPFLSCPVTCFDGKDDIPHDLQAWKSITSGDFTIRMLNGSHFYLKDSENEKIILDYVTKQVETAEMDYL, encoded by the exons ATGGAAAAGGTGATCAACTGTTTCAAGAGGAGCCCAGAGGCTGTGGCCAGGCTGATATGCTTCCCCTGGGCAGGTGGAGGCTCCATACACTATGCACGCTGGGGAAACGTCCTCAACAGCTCCATAGAAG tgtttgctgtcaAACTTCCAGGCAGAGAGAGTCGAGCCAAAGAGCCATTCTTTGAGAACATGCAGCAGATAGTGGACGAGGTTATCGGTGTGCTGTTACCAGTGCTGAAAGAGAAGCCGTTCGCTCTGTTTGGCCACAG ttttggtgCCTTCACCAGTTTCGCTGTGGCAGATGCTCTGAAGAGACTTCACAACCTTGAACCAATTCACATCTTCCTGTCTGGTGCCTCTGCCCCtttt TCTGAGACACGCATCAAAGCCCCAAAGAGAAGCGAGTTATCTGATGACGATTTTCTCAAGTGGATGATTTCGATTGGAGGAACTCCTCCTGAGCTGCTGGCGAACCCTGAGGTCCTGAAGCTCTTCCTTCCTGCCCTGAAGGCCGACCTACACGTTGTGGAGAACTACAA GTGCGACAAGCCAGACAAGCCGTTCCTCTCCTGTCCAGTCACGTGTTTCGATGGAAAGGATGACATTCCTCATGATTTACAAG CTTGGAAAAGCATCACATCGGGAGATTTCACCATCAGAATGCTCAATGGATCTCACTTTTACCTGAAGGattctgaaaatgaaaagatCATATTAGACTACGTCACGAAGCAGGTGGAAACAGCAGAAATGGACTATTTATAG